A region from the Tachysurus vachellii isolate PV-2020 chromosome 25, HZAU_Pvac_v1, whole genome shotgun sequence genome encodes:
- the rims2a gene encoding regulating synaptic membrane exocytosis protein 4 isoform X2: MGRQSPDATSTTTSTGSCSSSGNGRMQRSQSRMSLSASFEALAVYFPCMNSFDEEEGEAGGKKLRSTVQRSTETGLAVEMRSRMTRQASRESTDGSMNSFSSEGNLIFPGVRLSSDSQFSDFLDGLGPAQLVGRQTLATPPMGDIQIGMVEKKGALEVEIIRARGLVGKPGSKALPAPYVKVYLLENGACVAKKKTKVARKTLDPLYQQQLSFEESPGGKVLQVIVWGDYGRMDHKSFMGAVQILLDELDLSNMVIGWFKLFPPSSLVDPTLAPLTRRASQTSLDSSSVPFSRS, encoded by the exons ATGGGAAGGCAGAGCCCCGATGCCACTAGCACCACAACGAGCACCGGATCATGCTCCAGCTCCGGGAACGGGCGCATGCAGCGCTCCCAGAGCCGCATGAGCCTGTCTGCCTCATTCGAGGCACTGGCTGTCTACTTCCCTTGCATGAACTCGTTCGACGAAGAGGAAGGAG AAGCAGGAGGAAAGAAGCTGCGCAGCACTGTTCAGAGAAGCACTGAAACAGGCCTGGCTGTGGAGATGAGGAGCAGGATGACGCGGCAGGCCAGCCGCGAGTCCACCGACGGCAGTATGAACAGCTTCAGCTCTGAGGGGAA CCTGATCTTTCCCGGAGTGCGACTCTCATCAGACAGCCAGTTCAGTGACTTCCTGGATGGACTAGGCCCCGCCCAGTTAGTAGGTCGACAGACTTTGGCTACACCTCCCATGG GCGACATTCAGATCGGAATGGTAGAAAAGAAAGGAGCTCTGGAGGTAGAGATCATTCGGGCCAGAGGCCTTGTGGGTAAACCAGGATCTAAGGCACTGCCAG CCCCTTATGTGAAGGTGTACTTGCTGGAAAACGGGGCATGCGTagccaaaaagaaaacaaaagtagCACGCAAAACCTTGGACCCTCTTTATCAGCAGCAGCTGTCCTTCGAAGAGAGTCCAGGGGGAAAAGTCTTACAG GTCATTGTGTGGGGAGATTATGGACGAATGGACCACAAATCCTTTATGGGCGCCGTTCAAATACTTTTAGACGAGCTGGACTTGTCCAACATGGTGATTGGCTGGTTTAAGCTCTTCCCCCCATCCTCCCTGGTGGACCCGACGCTCGCTCCTCTGACTCGAAGAGCATCACAGACCTCCCTGGACAGCAGCTCTGTGCCGTTCAGCCGCTCGTAG
- the LOC132840372 gene encoding dendritic cell-specific transmembrane protein, with the protein MNLFKLKASIKMAFSRICSLYTTKSKMSWSEKLLLLICCLITSFILALLFLLSLHFPLKFGIEVSVATTAVFWLCVTLAMWFSPNVRCFGILFLMSITLKQGKKQLLTAGTTVVIILNIQNTLMNLKGLGKSLVCNLEAKLIAIDLAPLSTYIKLLKWVASELNNGLRIFVGGDFQTDFKIKPAVHSGEFTKKLSEAHRTMNKTAASVMGVIDGISSVGRQISPVLGVVILVVATALYLRKFRFSTKQKNVFITKTFLKYDEVQRFQGKPSVLPLTKKESKRYLIVPSAHLTKKDVKTMLKFSMSIVSHSMAWVFFVGLDALVYWIISVLSKRLEELKPLHVPVLLKVEEGTFFIGINVERGQKVYDFSYDVPIFEKKCLPEPELWLYKSVLPLSVILGLLLLLVLVSSKLSQLRLIVSEQFYSEDAARRTAELHAKILKKRSKWTAKDLKRTLKSFATQLHFWFPIIFRYPNNNNDENKI; encoded by the exons ATGAACTTATTTAAGTTGAAAGCGAGCATAAAGATGGCATTTTCCAGGATTTGTTCACTCTACACAACTAAGAGCAAAATGAGCTGGAGCGAGAAGCTCCTTCTGCTTATCTGCTGCTTGATCACTAGTTTCATTTTAGCACTTTTATTCCTGCTTAGTCTACACTTCCCCTTAAAGTTTGGCATCGAAGTCTCAGTTGCTACTACTGCAGTGTTTTGGCTTTGTGTTACGCTAGCTATGTGGTTTTCTCCAAATGTTCGCTGTTTTGGAATTCTGTTCCTAATGTCTATTACCTTGAAACAAGGCAAGAAACAGCTCCTTACAGCTGGAACAACAGTAGTGATCATCTTGAACATACAGAACACTCTGATGAACCTTAAGGGACTTGGAAAGAGCTTAGTCTGCAATTTGGAAGCAAAGCTTATTGCCATTGACCTGGCTCCACTCAGCACCTATATAAAGTTGCTAAAATGGGTGGCTTCTGAGCTTAATAATGGCCTGAGAATTTTTGTGGGTGGGGATTTTCAAACCGACTTCAAAATTAAGCCTGCTGTGCACTCAGGAGAGTTCACGAAGAAACTATCCGAAGCCCATAGGACCATGAATAAGACTGCTGCGAGTGTGATGGGAGTCATTGACGGAATTTCATCTGTAGGACGGCAAATATCTCCAGTTTTAGGAGTCGTGATACTCGTCGTTGCTACGGCTCTCTACTTGAGGAAGTTTcgattcagcacaaagcagaaaaatgtgtttattacaaaaacATTCTTGAAGTACGATGAAGTTCAGCGATTTCAGGGAAAGCCGTCAGTTCTCCCTCTGACTAAAAAGGAGTCAAAACGTTACCTTATTGTTCCCTCTGCGCATTTAACCAAAAAAGATGTGAAAACCATGCTTAAATTCAGCATGTCGATTGTATCCCATAGTATGGCCTGGGTCTTCTTTGTAGGACTTGATGCTCTTGTTTACTGGATTATTTCTGTCTTGAGCAAGAGATTAGAAGAGCTGAAGCCACTCCATGTTCCTGTTTTATTGAAAGTGGAG GAAGGAACCTTCTTTATCGGCATCAATGTTGAACGTGGGCAAAAAGTCTATGACTTTTCCTACGATGTGCCcatttttgaaaagaaatgCTTGCCAGAACCAGAACTATGGCTCTACAAATCAGTCCTTCCTCTGTCTGTTATCCTTGGCTTGTTGCTTCTTCTGGTCCTGGTGTCTTCAAAGCTCAGTCAGTTGAGGCTCATTGTGTCTGAGCAATTCTACTCAGAGGATGCAGCGAGGCGGACTGCTGAGTTGCATGCCAAGATACtgaaaaaaagatcaaaatgGACGGCCAAGGATTTGAAAAGAACCCTAAAATCATTTGCCACACAG